The Fulvivirga ligni genome window below encodes:
- a CDS encoding DUF6515 family protein, with translation MKKLFAIIGFIFILTAAPETNHEAQAQTREQVERRHTRRAVRRRTRRRVRRRVSRRAHLRYHGMPRYRAVVAVAPQGAVVVKSKGVSYHYHSGVFYQSRNNDFIVVRPIVGVRVRTLPAAKRVVVVNNRNYYYYYGTFYQEKRGEYEVVDAPEGALVDALPEGYEVETKDDTEYYVLDGVYYQEVDTDEYEDGVGYEVVTL, from the coding sequence ATGAAGAAGTTATTTGCGATAATAGGATTTATATTCATTCTAACGGCAGCTCCAGAAACCAATCACGAAGCTCAAGCTCAAACGAGGGAACAAGTAGAACGAAGACATACACGAAGAGCCGTGAGAAGAAGAACCAGGAGACGCGTGAGAAGAAGGGTTTCCAGAAGAGCTCATTTAAGATACCATGGTATGCCAAGATATAGAGCAGTAGTAGCGGTAGCACCTCAAGGCGCGGTAGTGGTGAAGAGCAAAGGAGTGAGCTATCATTATCACAGCGGGGTATTTTATCAATCAAGAAATAATGATTTTATAGTGGTGCGGCCCATAGTTGGTGTTCGAGTAAGAACATTGCCGGCAGCCAAGAGAGTGGTGGTGGTAAATAACAGAAACTACTATTACTATTATGGCACCTTTTATCAAGAAAAAAGAGGAGAATATGAAGTGGTAGATGCACCAGAAGGAGCTTTAGTAGATGCACTGCCGGAAGGATATGAGGTAGAAACCAAAGATGACACAGAGTACTATGTATTAGACGGAGTGTATTATCAGGAAGTAGATACTGATGAATATGAGGACGGTGTTGGTTATGAGGTAGTGACGTTATAA
- a CDS encoding M61 family metallopeptidase, protein MQYNISFPNPLQHFFEISVSIDTTHKSELEIFLPIWRPGRYEAANFSKYLRDFKIESEAGDIITHRKTSSSSWKIDASSEDTVIVKYKYWAYRMDAGSSWFDEDLIYINFVNCMVYVKELMTEPCEIVLDLPENFKVGCGLKRQGNKFEASDYYELADSPLIASAELEHLTYTAGDTDFHVWISGKHSVDSEKIVTDFKKFSESQIQIMGEFPEPDYHFILIMLPFKFYHGVEHHDSTVICLGPGIATDIDELYTQLIGVSSHELFHSWNILKIRPKELMPYEYNKEAFFPTGYVAEGFTTYYGDLFLAKSGVFDQEAYFTELNTLFKRHFYNFGRLNYSVADSSEDLWIDGYALNFPDRKSSIYVEGAMVALCLDLMIRKSSSDEKSLDDVLKKLYVDFGKTGKGYTSDDVQQICEELYGDSLSDFFQRHVFGTDDKEELINGLLSHVGCMLWKSENTNPFENYLGIRLSSVGDNKGGLKVSHIAPGAIGEGFFSINDEIVTVNNQPLTIETIEQFDPGEYTFLVKRSFDKTVTFTVKPGEQRYFPQYKITPLLHPTPQQRDSFESWTGLKLA, encoded by the coding sequence ATGCAATATAATATCTCATTCCCTAATCCTTTACAGCATTTTTTTGAAATATCAGTTTCAATAGATACCACCCACAAATCAGAGCTAGAAATATTTCTACCTATCTGGAGACCAGGGAGGTATGAGGCTGCTAATTTTTCTAAATATTTAAGAGATTTTAAGATTGAGTCTGAGGCCGGAGATATAATTACGCATAGAAAGACCTCCTCCAGTTCCTGGAAAATAGATGCTTCTTCAGAGGATACTGTTATAGTAAAATATAAATATTGGGCATATAGAATGGATGCAGGAAGCAGTTGGTTTGATGAGGATTTGATCTACATCAACTTTGTTAACTGCATGGTTTATGTAAAAGAACTGATGACAGAACCTTGTGAGATTGTGTTAGATCTGCCAGAGAATTTCAAGGTAGGATGTGGACTGAAAAGGCAAGGAAATAAATTTGAGGCCTCAGATTATTATGAGCTGGCAGACAGTCCATTAATAGCTTCTGCCGAGTTAGAGCATTTGACATATACAGCGGGAGATACTGACTTCCACGTATGGATAAGCGGTAAGCATAGCGTTGACTCTGAAAAAATTGTGACTGATTTTAAAAAGTTCAGTGAATCGCAAATACAGATCATGGGTGAGTTTCCAGAGCCAGATTATCATTTTATCCTGATCATGCTTCCGTTTAAATTCTATCATGGAGTGGAGCATCATGACTCTACAGTAATTTGTCTTGGCCCCGGTATAGCGACAGACATAGATGAGCTTTATACTCAGCTAATAGGCGTAAGCTCTCATGAGCTTTTCCACTCCTGGAACATTCTAAAGATAAGGCCAAAAGAATTGATGCCTTATGAATATAATAAGGAAGCCTTTTTTCCAACGGGTTATGTAGCAGAAGGTTTTACTACTTACTATGGAGATCTATTCCTGGCAAAAAGTGGAGTATTTGATCAAGAAGCTTATTTCACTGAGCTCAATACATTATTTAAGAGACATTTTTACAACTTCGGAAGGCTCAACTATTCGGTGGCAGATTCTTCTGAAGATCTATGGATAGATGGCTATGCTTTGAATTTCCCAGATCGCAAAAGCTCCATTTATGTAGAAGGAGCTATGGTAGCTTTATGCCTTGATTTAATGATCAGAAAAAGTAGCAGTGACGAGAAATCATTGGATGATGTGCTCAAGAAATTATATGTTGATTTCGGTAAAACAGGAAAAGGCTATACCTCTGACGATGTGCAACAAATCTGTGAGGAGCTATATGGAGATTCTTTATCAGACTTTTTCCAGAGGCATGTATTTGGGACGGATGATAAGGAGGAACTCATTAACGGTCTACTCTCTCATGTTGGGTGTATGCTATGGAAATCTGAAAACACAAATCCATTTGAAAATTACCTAGGCATAAGATTAAGTAGTGTAGGAGATAACAAGGGTGGACTGAAGGTATCCCACATAGCACCTGGAGCAATAGGAGAAGGATTTTTCTCTATTAATGATGAAATTGTAACTGTAAATAACCAACCTCTTACGATAGAGACCATTGAACAGTTTGATCCAGGAGAGTATACATTTTTAGTGAAAAGAAGCTTTGACAAAACGGTGACTTTCACTGTAAAGCCGGGAGAACAACGCTATTTCCCTCAATATAAAATTACTCCTTTACTTCACCCCACGCCGCAACAGAGAGATTCTTTTGAAAGCTGGACCGGGTTGAAATTAGCATAA
- a CDS encoding M16 family metallopeptidase codes for MKKAMIGLLFVLLIGATAYGQGKKIEFTEYDLDNGLHVILHQDNSTPIVAVTMMYHVGSKNEDPSRTGFAHFFEHLLFEGSENIPRGQFDKYITNAGAVNNANTTNDRTFYYEVLPSNELKLGLWLESERLMHAKIDETGVETQREVVKEEKRQRVDNQPYGSILAEISKRAYKVHPYRWTTIGSLDHLNAATIEEFRDFYKTFYVPENATLSIAGDLNIEETKKLVNDYFADIPKGGKNIPFPKEVEPEQKEEVRDIVYDKIQLPAVIQAYHMPAQGTDDYYALNLLSTLLSDGQSSRMYKKLVDEDQKALQVVAIPFGSEDPGLYLVFGLANMGVEASDLEKGMDEQIAKVQTELITDKELQKIRNQVENDIVTKNSRVTGIAENLANYHVYFGDANLINTEIEKYMKVTKEDIKRVANKYLKKENRVVLYYLPESAKEQTESVETKTEN; via the coding sequence ATGAAAAAAGCAATGATCGGTTTGCTTTTTGTCTTGCTTATAGGCGCTACTGCTTATGGTCAGGGGAAGAAGATTGAATTTACCGAGTATGATTTGGACAATGGCCTGCATGTTATTCTGCATCAGGATAATAGTACGCCGATTGTAGCGGTTACTATGATGTACCATGTAGGTTCTAAAAATGAAGATCCTAGCCGCACTGGGTTTGCTCACTTTTTTGAGCACTTACTTTTTGAAGGGTCTGAAAATATTCCAAGAGGACAGTTCGATAAATACATTACTAATGCTGGTGCTGTAAATAATGCTAATACTACTAATGACCGTACTTTTTACTATGAAGTACTACCTTCTAATGAGCTAAAGTTAGGCTTATGGTTAGAGTCTGAGCGTTTAATGCATGCTAAAATTGACGAAACAGGGGTTGAAACTCAGCGCGAAGTGGTAAAAGAAGAAAAAAGACAGCGAGTAGATAACCAGCCTTATGGTTCTATTCTAGCTGAGATCAGTAAAAGAGCCTATAAAGTTCACCCTTACAGATGGACTACCATAGGTTCACTAGATCATCTAAATGCTGCTACTATTGAGGAGTTCAGAGATTTCTATAAAACATTTTATGTTCCTGAAAATGCTACTCTTTCTATCGCTGGAGACTTAAACATTGAGGAAACAAAAAAACTAGTGAATGACTATTTTGCTGATATCCCAAAAGGAGGCAAAAATATTCCTTTCCCTAAAGAAGTAGAGCCAGAGCAAAAAGAAGAGGTTCGTGATATTGTATACGACAAAATTCAGCTTCCTGCAGTAATCCAAGCTTATCACATGCCTGCGCAAGGTACAGACGATTACTATGCTTTGAACCTTTTAAGTACTTTACTTTCAGATGGACAGAGCTCCAGAATGTATAAAAAATTAGTAGACGAAGATCAAAAGGCGTTGCAGGTAGTGGCTATTCCTTTCGGCTCTGAAGACCCTGGTTTATACCTGGTTTTTGGTTTAGCGAATATGGGTGTAGAGGCTTCAGATCTTGAAAAAGGCATGGATGAGCAAATTGCTAAGGTCCAAACTGAGCTAATTACAGATAAGGAGTTGCAAAAGATCAGAAATCAGGTTGAGAATGATATTGTTACCAAAAATAGCCGTGTAACAGGTATTGCAGAAAATCTGGCCAATTACCATGTGTATTTTGGAGATGCTAATCTTATAAACACCGAGATAGAGAAATACATGAAGGTAACTAAAGAAGATATTAAAAGAGTGGCTAACAAGTACTTAAAAAAGGAAAACAGAGTAGTGCTTTATTATCTTCCTGAATCTGCAAAAGAACAAACTGAGAGTGTTGAAACTAAAACTGAGAACTAA
- a CDS encoding adenosine kinase has protein sequence MQKTYDIYGMGNALVDIVTEVSDDFLDTHGIEKNFMTLVDEERQSQLMNAINLPEADKKCGGSAANSIIAASQFGGSTFYNCKVAQDELGKFYLSDLKANGVDTNLEESNMEEGITGKCLVMTTPDANRTMNTFLGITATFSKSQIDEAKLKDSSYLYIEGYLITSENGQEAMKHAKKLAEEAGTKVALTFSDPSMVKYFKEPMQAVVGDGVDLLFCNEEEAMLFTDKDSIIEAREELKKVAKKFAITLGANGAIIFDGDTFIDIEPYQVKAIDSNGAGDMFAGAFLYAITNGHSYAEAGKLASLASSKIVSQFGPRLEKTEAKAILEHLAN, from the coding sequence ATGCAAAAAACATACGACATTTATGGCATGGGCAATGCCTTAGTAGATATTGTTACTGAAGTAAGTGATGATTTCCTTGATACTCACGGCATTGAGAAAAACTTCATGACGTTGGTAGATGAAGAAAGACAGTCTCAATTAATGAACGCTATCAACCTTCCAGAGGCAGATAAGAAATGCGGAGGCTCAGCGGCCAACTCAATCATAGCGGCGAGCCAGTTTGGAGGCAGCACATTCTATAATTGTAAAGTAGCTCAGGATGAGTTAGGTAAATTCTATCTTTCAGACCTTAAAGCTAATGGCGTAGACACCAACCTTGAGGAGTCTAATATGGAAGAAGGCATTACTGGTAAATGTCTGGTAATGACCACACCTGATGCCAACCGTACAATGAATACGTTCTTGGGAATTACAGCTACTTTTTCAAAAAGTCAGATTGACGAGGCTAAGCTTAAAGACTCATCTTATTTGTATATCGAAGGGTATCTTATTACTTCTGAAAATGGCCAGGAAGCCATGAAGCATGCGAAAAAATTGGCGGAAGAAGCTGGTACAAAAGTTGCCCTTACTTTTTCTGATCCAAGCATGGTGAAGTATTTCAAAGAACCAATGCAGGCAGTAGTAGGAGACGGCGTAGATCTTTTATTTTGTAATGAAGAAGAAGCTATGCTCTTTACTGATAAGGATTCCATCATTGAAGCTCGAGAAGAATTGAAGAAAGTGGCCAAGAAATTTGCCATCACCTTAGGTGCTAACGGAGCAATTATTTTTGATGGGGATACTTTCATCGATATAGAACCATACCAGGTGAAAGCCATTGACTCTAACGGAGCTGGAGATATGTTTGCTGGGGCGTTTTTGTATGCCATTACAAATGGACATAGTTACGCAGAAGCAGGTAAATTAGCCAGTCTGGCTTCTTCTAAAATAGTTTCTCAGTTTGGTCCTAGGTTGGAAAAAACAGAGGCAAAGGCCATCCTTGAGCATCTTGCAAACTAG
- a CDS encoding sensor histidine kinase encodes MWFKRFISLLLILTTFQVVHGQLYVPQGYHEKDGLPSNIVPGIAQGPKGLLWFLTDQGLCSYDGISWEIMHNLATPKGWSARLHNFPDQSMIITGFERKNFKILFYEKEWKEIDFNLSDEYRKWYDLALTQGFSKDGKYKKFAFNTKGYIHEYDLLNSKWTTFKIPEEVDNLQTMSYVNDTLYFTTSHVIYYHTSGEKEFKKLKVFPPKTHFIHVYKVANSPRVYIVGNGWIGLLVDDEIKVIADFSDPTFLQTSNITDDGMGNLYFTSSDWFYRFNTKTHEFLKFRLEDSNAVPLHSRIFFDNEKNFWVNSYRGAYKVNSFSFTSYNKFSGLIENEGTSIFEVEEGKIMAGGISGYSIIDTKNDTIEAYDLSQQIDRRYIHRFFDIKKTKNNETYVVGGVLGLGKLNSDHKITWRKFPEIPEVVAIYPWGDSMYIANQHSLFLLHENKLSRITSIPAYTRQITTLPDGRLCLLTSEGLFTLEKDQLKPYYYNHEASSNFYVLKQIDGHLYVGSHLGLLEFKNDSIIQGEINGFKIDRPIYDILETRTGHVWVGTDNGVSLIKDNSITQYTPEEGLIGNEINRNSLFEDSKGRVWIGSNDGVSCFDPLMDLPPINPQSVEVLKISNKNTILDQDDLSDLSYKKNDLEFHYRAISFSDEKSVNYRIRLKGLESEWRYLKYPQTSVLYTFLPYGQKYQLEIQARVKQGPWSPSAFSTEVSINQPFYSSWWFIVACLLVSIGIGYLIQYNVNQVQNNLFLKKTVAEKTAEIAASREILREQNKKLLEEIEERKKAEAERSKLIEELTKINKELDWFIYSASHDLSAPIKSLDGLMNIMAREQIEEPGAQYLSLMKKSLSKLEVFINELIDFSRNARTKVTKEEIVIKPFVTEIIDNFKFYKNYPSITFSIETGEEAESILSDPFRIRVIMTNLISNAINYHDTSKEAPFVTIKTSKVENKVLIKVSDNGHGIPSKMIPNIFNMFFRATDKSKGSGLGLYIVKEAMEKIHGKIHVQSQLEEGTTFTLELPVD; translated from the coding sequence ATGTGGTTTAAGCGTTTTATAAGCCTCCTCCTTATTCTTACTACCTTTCAAGTAGTTCATGGGCAGCTTTATGTACCACAAGGATACCATGAAAAAGATGGTTTACCTTCTAATATTGTTCCGGGAATAGCACAAGGCCCCAAGGGTCTTCTCTGGTTTTTAACAGATCAAGGCTTATGTAGTTATGATGGAATTTCATGGGAAATAATGCACAACCTTGCCACGCCAAAAGGTTGGAGTGCCCGACTACATAATTTCCCTGATCAATCAATGATCATTACAGGCTTCGAAAGAAAGAATTTCAAAATCCTGTTTTATGAAAAGGAATGGAAAGAAATTGATTTCAACCTATCTGATGAGTATAGAAAATGGTATGATTTAGCCCTCACACAAGGTTTCTCTAAAGATGGTAAATACAAGAAATTTGCTTTTAACACAAAAGGCTATATTCATGAATATGATCTTTTAAATAGTAAGTGGACTACTTTTAAGATACCAGAAGAGGTAGACAATTTACAAACCATGAGCTATGTAAATGATACCCTTTACTTCACCACTAGCCATGTCATATATTATCACACCTCAGGAGAAAAAGAATTTAAGAAATTAAAGGTCTTCCCTCCAAAAACGCATTTTATTCATGTCTACAAAGTGGCCAACAGCCCTCGTGTATATATAGTTGGCAATGGCTGGATCGGCCTACTGGTAGATGATGAAATAAAAGTTATCGCCGACTTTTCTGATCCAACCTTCTTACAAACGAGCAATATCACAGATGATGGAATGGGTAATTTATATTTTACCTCGTCAGACTGGTTCTATAGGTTTAATACAAAGACCCATGAATTTTTAAAGTTCAGACTTGAAGATTCTAATGCAGTACCCTTACACTCCAGAATATTTTTTGACAATGAAAAGAATTTCTGGGTAAATAGCTACCGTGGTGCCTACAAGGTTAATAGTTTTAGCTTCACCAGTTATAATAAGTTCTCAGGTCTGATAGAAAATGAAGGCACTTCCATTTTTGAAGTTGAGGAAGGAAAAATAATGGCTGGAGGAATTTCCGGTTACAGCATTATTGACACTAAAAATGACACAATTGAAGCATATGACCTCAGCCAACAAATTGACAGAAGATATATCCACAGGTTTTTTGACATTAAAAAGACTAAAAACAATGAAACCTATGTAGTAGGAGGAGTTCTTGGGCTGGGAAAACTAAATTCTGATCATAAAATAACATGGCGAAAATTTCCAGAGATACCTGAAGTGGTAGCCATCTACCCTTGGGGTGATTCTATGTATATTGCCAATCAGCACAGCCTGTTCCTTTTACATGAAAATAAATTAAGTAGGATAACTTCTATTCCGGCTTATACCAGGCAGATCACTACACTACCCGATGGCAGATTGTGCCTGCTTACTTCGGAAGGGTTGTTTACACTTGAGAAAGACCAGCTTAAGCCCTATTATTATAATCACGAGGCCAGCTCTAATTTTTATGTGCTAAAACAAATTGATGGACATTTGTATGTGGGCTCACATCTGGGGCTGCTTGAATTTAAGAATGACTCAATTATACAGGGTGAAATAAATGGCTTCAAAATAGATAGACCCATCTACGATATTTTAGAAACCCGCACTGGCCATGTATGGGTTGGAACTGACAACGGAGTTTCTCTGATAAAAGATAATAGCATTACTCAGTACACTCCCGAGGAAGGCCTTATAGGTAATGAAATCAATAGGAATTCATTATTTGAAGACAGTAAAGGGCGTGTTTGGATAGGTAGTAATGATGGAGTATCATGCTTTGATCCTTTGATGGATTTGCCACCAATAAATCCTCAAAGTGTTGAGGTTCTAAAAATCTCAAATAAGAACACCATTTTAGATCAGGATGATCTCTCAGACCTCAGTTATAAAAAGAATGATTTAGAGTTTCATTATAGGGCCATATCCTTCAGTGATGAAAAAAGTGTTAATTATCGAATACGATTAAAGGGACTGGAGTCAGAATGGCGTTATCTCAAGTATCCTCAAACTTCGGTTTTGTACACATTTCTTCCCTATGGACAAAAATATCAATTGGAGATACAGGCACGAGTGAAACAAGGTCCTTGGAGTCCTTCTGCATTTAGTACGGAAGTATCTATTAATCAGCCTTTCTACAGCAGCTGGTGGTTTATTGTAGCATGTCTTCTAGTGTCTATTGGAATTGGGTACCTTATCCAATATAATGTGAATCAGGTTCAAAACAACCTATTTCTTAAAAAGACCGTAGCCGAAAAAACAGCTGAAATTGCAGCATCGCGTGAAATACTAAGGGAGCAAAACAAAAAGCTACTGGAAGAGATTGAAGAACGAAAGAAGGCCGAAGCAGAAAGATCAAAACTTATTGAAGAGCTTACCAAGATCAATAAGGAACTTGACTGGTTTATTTACAGTGCTTCTCATGATTTAAGTGCCCCGATTAAAAGCCTGGATGGCCTGATGAACATTATGGCTCGTGAGCAAATTGAAGAACCTGGCGCGCAGTATTTATCGCTCATGAAAAAGAGTCTTAGCAAACTTGAAGTATTCATTAATGAGCTGATAGACTTTTCACGAAATGCCAGGACCAAGGTAACTAAAGAGGAAATAGTGATTAAGCCTTTTGTGACTGAGATTATTGATAATTTTAAGTTTTATAAAAATTATCCTTCTATAACATTCAGTATTGAAACAGGAGAAGAAGCGGAAAGTATACTAAGCGACCCTTTTAGGATAAGAGTGATCATGACAAACCTGATTTCTAATGCCATCAATTATCATGATACTAGCAAAGAAGCTCCTTTTGTAACCATCAAAACCAGTAAGGTTGAGAACAAAGTTTTAATCAAAGTAAGTGATAACGGGCACGGCATACCATCCAAGATGATTCCCAATATCTTTAACATGTTTTTTAGGGCCACAGATAAGTCTAAAGGCTCGGGTTTGGGGCTTTATATTGTAAAAGAAGCCATGGAAAAAATACACGGCAAAATACATGTGCAGTCTCAACTGGAAGAAGGCACCACCTTTACCCTGGAACTGCCTGTGGATTAG
- a CDS encoding M16 family metallopeptidase: MQTKYISLLFTFVFASSALFAQIDRTKAPESGPAPKIQIGEYKSFELKNGLKVYVVENHKIPRTTFSLMFDNDPIMENDKAGYVSMTGQLLRNGTTSRTKAELDEEIDFIGASLSASSSSVYASSLTKHTDKLLQLMTDVLFHPAFPEDELEKIRKQTLSGLAASKENPNAIASNVSDIMAYGKNHPYGELTTEETVKNVTVEDIKGYYSKYFKPNVAYLAVVGDISFKDAKKLVKKYFSDWERGEITQPTYDSPSAPESTYIALVDRPSSVQSVINITYPVELQPGSPDVIKSRVMNEILGGGFSSRLMQNLREDKAFTYGARSSISSDDLIGTFTASASVRNDVTDSAVYEFLYELKKMRDENVEQGELDAAKASIIGSFARSLEEPSTIARFAINSAIYKLPEDYYQNYLKNVSATSLADVKAMADKYILPDHSNIVIVGKASDIADKLTTFGEVKYFDIYGEEYEPAVASIPEGLTAEKVIDKYIQVIGGEEAVNKVNTLITNMSADMGGRSLSLKSVKKVPGKMVMEISMGGNVVSKQMINGDQASVSQMGNNLPVDDNTKEQLKMSAYPFVELKYDELGVKTELKSVEKVEGKDAYAIEVVYPSGTKSTEYYDTKTGFKVRESKTVNTPQGEMVVSTDFTDYKEVSGIYFPHTIIQPMGPMKLNIKTDSIEVNPKVGDDTFK; the protein is encoded by the coding sequence ATGCAAACCAAATATATATCACTATTATTTACGTTCGTATTTGCCTCATCAGCTTTGTTTGCGCAAATAGATCGTACTAAAGCACCAGAATCGGGCCCAGCCCCTAAGATTCAGATCGGTGAATACAAATCCTTCGAATTGAAAAATGGATTAAAGGTTTACGTAGTTGAAAATCACAAGATTCCAAGAACTACTTTTTCATTGATGTTTGATAATGATCCTATCATGGAGAATGATAAGGCAGGATATGTTTCAATGACAGGTCAGTTGCTTAGAAATGGAACCACTAGTAGAACTAAAGCTGAGCTTGATGAAGAAATTGATTTCATCGGGGCTTCTTTAAGCGCTAGTTCTAGCAGCGTATACGCTTCTTCTCTAACCAAGCATACAGATAAGTTATTGCAATTAATGACTGATGTCCTTTTCCATCCAGCCTTTCCTGAGGACGAGCTGGAAAAGATCAGAAAGCAAACGTTATCTGGACTTGCGGCTAGTAAAGAGAATCCAAACGCTATAGCATCTAATGTTTCTGATATAATGGCCTATGGAAAGAATCACCCATACGGAGAGCTTACTACTGAAGAAACAGTGAAAAATGTTACTGTGGAGGATATAAAAGGATATTACAGTAAATATTTTAAACCAAATGTAGCCTATCTGGCTGTTGTGGGAGATATCAGCTTCAAAGACGCCAAGAAATTGGTTAAAAAGTACTTTAGTGATTGGGAAAGAGGTGAAATTACTCAGCCAACTTATGATTCACCATCTGCGCCTGAGAGTACTTACATTGCCTTAGTAGACAGACCAAGTAGTGTGCAGTCTGTAATTAATATTACTTACCCTGTAGAATTGCAGCCGGGAAGCCCAGATGTAATCAAGTCTAGAGTAATGAATGAGATACTGGGTGGAGGATTTTCTTCAAGACTAATGCAAAATCTTCGTGAGGATAAAGCCTTTACCTATGGCGCTCGCTCATCAATTTCTAGCGATGATCTTATCGGTACTTTCACAGCATCTGCCAGTGTAAGAAACGATGTTACTGATAGTGCGGTTTACGAATTTCTTTATGAGCTAAAGAAAATGAGAGATGAAAACGTAGAGCAAGGTGAATTAGACGCTGCCAAAGCTTCTATTATTGGAAGTTTCGCAAGATCACTGGAAGAACCTTCTACCATTGCACGTTTTGCTATCAATAGCGCTATCTACAAGTTGCCTGAAGATTATTATCAGAATTACCTAAAGAATGTTTCAGCTACATCTTTAGCAGATGTTAAAGCTATGGCAGATAAGTATATCTTACCAGATCATTCTAACATTGTAATTGTAGGTAAAGCATCTGATATCGCTGATAAGTTAACCACGTTCGGTGAGGTGAAGTACTTTGATATTTATGGTGAAGAATATGAGCCTGCAGTGGCTTCTATCCCTGAAGGTCTTACTGCCGAAAAGGTGATTGACAAATACATCCAGGTTATTGGCGGTGAAGAGGCTGTTAATAAAGTGAACACTTTGATTACTAACATGAGCGCGGATATGGGAGGAAGATCCCTTAGCTTAAAATCTGTGAAGAAGGTTCCCGGTAAAATGGTTATGGAAATAAGTATGGGAGGAAATGTTGTAAGCAAGCAGATGATTAACGGTGACCAGGCTTCTGTTTCTCAAATGGGAAATAATCTTCCGGTTGATGATAACACCAAAGAGCAACTAAAAATGTCTGCTTATCCATTCGTAGAATTAAAGTATGACGAGTTAGGAGTAAAGACTGAGCTTAAAAGTGTAGAGAAGGTGGAAGGAAAAGATGCTTACGCTATAGAAGTGGTTTATCCTTCAGGTACGAAATCTACAGAATACTACGATACCAAAACAGGTTTCAAAGTAAGAGAGTCTAAAACTGTGAATACACCACAAGGTGAGATGGTAGTGTCCACCGACTTTACTGACTACAAGGAGGTTTCAGGAATTTACTTCCCGCATACCATCATTCAACCGATGGGCCCTATGAAGTTAAATATCAAAACTGATAGCATAGAAGTAAATCCTAAAGTAGGGGATGATACTTTTAAATAA
- a CDS encoding glycerophosphodiester phosphodiesterase — MKAQKIDIQGHRGARGMMPENTIPAFIYALDQGVTTLEMDVVITKDKKVVVSHDPYISPSICLNVDNSKIQDNKKFNIYNMTYEQVHKFDCGSLNNTRFPEQQKITINKPLLSEVIKAAEMHVKSETNYEVNYNIEIKSSPEGDGEWHPKPEEFSKLVYDLIDQYLPWDRVIIQSFDFRVLQYWHKHYPDVKLAALVENTRSIDTNLANLGFKPTIYSPYFKLITENSVEDLHKKDIKVIPWTVNDEGDFKKLVRWKVDGIITDFPNKAHQLGLTREIKKQDSSH, encoded by the coding sequence TTGAAAGCCCAAAAAATAGATATCCAAGGACATAGAGGTGCCAGAGGTATGATGCCTGAGAATACTATTCCGGCATTTATTTATGCTTTAGATCAGGGTGTTACCACACTGGAGATGGATGTGGTAATTACCAAAGATAAAAAAGTGGTAGTGTCTCACGACCCTTATATTTCGCCCAGTATTTGCCTGAACGTAGATAATTCAAAGATTCAGGATAATAAAAAGTTTAATATCTATAACATGACCTATGAGCAGGTGCATAAGTTTGATTGTGGTAGCCTGAATAACACTCGGTTTCCAGAGCAGCAGAAGATTACTATCAATAAACCGCTACTTTCTGAGGTGATAAAAGCTGCGGAGATGCATGTGAAAAGCGAAACCAACTATGAAGTAAATTATAATATAGAAATTAAAAGTTCTCCCGAGGGGGACGGAGAGTGGCATCCAAAACCAGAAGAGTTTTCCAAGCTGGTATATGACCTTATTGATCAATATTTACCATGGGATAGGGTGATAATTCAGTCTTTTGATTTTAGAGTTCTTCAGTATTGGCATAAGCACTATCCTGATGTTAAACTGGCCGCCCTGGTTGAAAATACCAGATCAATAGATACTAATCTGGCTAATTTAGGCTTTAAGCCAACTATTTATAGTCCTTATTTTAAGCTGATTACTGAGAACTCTGTCGAGGATCTGCACAAAAAGGATATTAAGGTAATTCCATGGACAGTAAATGATGAAGGTGATTTTAAGAAATTGGTAAGATGGAAAGTAGATGGTATCATTACTGACTTTCCAAATAAAGCCCATCAGTTAGGACTTACCAGAGAAATAAAGAAACAAGATAGTTCGCACTAA